A stretch of Linepithema humile isolate Giens D197 chromosome 3, Lhum_UNIL_v1.0, whole genome shotgun sequence DNA encodes these proteins:
- the flr gene encoding actin-interacting protein 1 isoform X1, whose product MSYETKYIFATLPRTQRGQPLVLGGDPKGKNFLYTNGNSVIIRNIDNPAIADIYTEHSCPVNVAKYSPSGFYIASGDQSGKVRIWDTVNKEHILKNEFQPIGGPIKDIAWSPDSQRMVVVGEGRERFGHVFMAETGTSVGEISGQSKSINSCDFRPTRPFRLITGSEDNTIAVFEGPPFKFKMTKQEHTRFVQTVRYSPDGNLFASGGFDGKVFIYNGTTSDLIGEVGSPAHQGGVYGVAWKADGKQLLTASGDKTCKLWDVETRSLITEFSMGTTVDDQQVSCLWQGNHLLSVSLSGFINYLDVDNPKKPIKIIKGHNKPITVLTLSPDRGTIYTGSHDGYITNWNAETGENNRVQGQGHGNQINGMKAAGNLLYTAGIDDTLRSIDIATNAYAETSVVKLDSQPRGLDIYNDIAVVASVRQIAVTQNDKKLSSVSINYEPSCVSINQGTSDVAVGSTSDNKVYIYELSDTTLTQKTELEHLGPVTDVSYSPDNKYLVACDANRKVILYAVPEYKLAHNREWGFHNARVNSVAWSPNSDMVASGSLDTTIIIWSVTNPAKHTIIKNAHPQSQITRLVWLDEETLISVGQDCNTKIWRIEKI is encoded by the exons ATGTCGTATGAAACAA aatatatatttgctacATTACCGAGGACCCAACGAGGACAACCTCTCGTACTAGGTGGTGATCCTAAAGGAAAGAACTTTTTATACACTAATGGTAACAGTGTTATCATTAGAAATATTGAC aatccAGCAATTGCAGATATTTATACGGAACATTCTTGTCCTGTAAATGTTGCCAAATACTCGCCTAGTGGTTTTTATATAGCTTCTGGAG ACCAATCGGGTAAAGTGCGGATTTGGGATACAGTTAACAAAgagcatatattaaaaaatgaatttcaaCCTATTGGCGGGCCCATTAAAGACATTGCTTGGTCACCGGATAGTCAGCGCATGGTTGTAGTTGGAGAAGGACGAGAAAG ATTCGGACATGTCTTTATGGCGGAAACAGGGACATCGGTGGGCGAGATTTCTGGTCAAAGTAAATCTATCAACTCATGTGACTTCAGACCGACGAGACCATTTAGATTAATAACTGGAAGCGAGGATAATACTATCGCTGTGTTCGAAGGACCTCCATTCAAATTCAA GATGACGAAGCAAGAGCATACTCGGTTCGTTCAAACTGTGCGTTACTCACCTGACGGAAATCTGTTTGCTTCTGGTGGATTTGATGGAAAAGTGTTTATATATAACGGAACAACGTCTGATCTTATTGGGGAAGTAGGATCTCCTGCGCATCAAGGTGGAGTCTATGGA GTTGCATGGAAAGCCGATGGCAAGCAATTATTAACTGCTTCCGGAGATAAAACTTGTAAGCTGTGGGATGTAGAAACACGTTCTTTAATCACCGAGTTCAGTATGGGAACAACGGTCGATGATCAACAA GTGAGCTGTCTGTGGCAAGGAAATCATTTGTTATCCGTGTCACTGAGTGGCTTTATCAATTATCTTGACGTCGACAATCCTAAGAAgcctataaaaataataaaa GGTCATAATAAGCCGATAACGGTGCTAACTTTGAGCCCCGATAGAGGTACAATTTACACCGGTTCTCATGATGGTTACATCACCAATTGGAATGCGGAGACGGGAGAGAATAATCGTGTGCAAGGGCAAGGCCATGGTAATCAAATTAATGGGATGAAGGCAGCAGGCAACTTGCTTTATACTGCTGGCATCGACGACACTTTGAGATCGATCGATATTGCGACAAACGCGTATGCAGAAACCTCTGTGGTAAAATTGGATTCGCAGCCGCGTGGTCTGGATATATATAACGATATAGCTGTGGTGGCGTCGGTTCGACAG ATTGCAGTTACGCAAAACGATAAAAAGCTATCGAGTGTATCAATTAATTACGAGCCGTCGTGTGTGTCAATTAATCAAGGAACCAGTGATGTTGCTGTTGGATCCACATCCGACAATAAA gtttatatttatgaattatcaGACACTACATTGACTCAAAAGACTGAACTAGAGCACCTGGGCCCTGTTACGGACGTCTCTTATAGCCCCGATAACAAGTATTTAGTCGCCTGTGATGCAAACAGAAAAGTTATACTGTACGCTGTACCAGAATATAAG CTTGCACATAATAGAGAATGGGGCTTCCATAATGCAAGAGTGAACTCTGTAGCATGGTCTCCAAATTCTGACATGGTCGCGAGCGGCAGTCTTGATACGACCATCATCATCTGGAGTGTGACAAATCCGGCGAAACACACCATCATCAAAA ACGCTCATCCTCAGAGTCAAATAACCCGCTTAGTCTGGCTGGACGAAGAGACCCTAATCTCAGTTGGACAGGACTGCAATACTAAAATATGGCGTatagaaaagatataa
- the flr gene encoding actin-interacting protein 1 isoform X2: MVVVGEGRERFGHVFMAETGTSVGEISGQSKSINSCDFRPTRPFRLITGSEDNTIAVFEGPPFKFKMTKQEHTRFVQTVRYSPDGNLFASGGFDGKVFIYNGTTSDLIGEVGSPAHQGGVYGVAWKADGKQLLTASGDKTCKLWDVETRSLITEFSMGTTVDDQQVSCLWQGNHLLSVSLSGFINYLDVDNPKKPIKIIKGHNKPITVLTLSPDRGTIYTGSHDGYITNWNAETGENNRVQGQGHGNQINGMKAAGNLLYTAGIDDTLRSIDIATNAYAETSVVKLDSQPRGLDIYNDIAVVASVRQIAVTQNDKKLSSVSINYEPSCVSINQGTSDVAVGSTSDNKVYIYELSDTTLTQKTELEHLGPVTDVSYSPDNKYLVACDANRKVILYAVPEYKLAHNREWGFHNARVNSVAWSPNSDMVASGSLDTTIIIWSVTNPAKHTIIKNAHPQSQITRLVWLDEETLISVGQDCNTKIWRIEKI; this comes from the exons ATGGTTGTAGTTGGAGAAGGACGAGAAAG ATTCGGACATGTCTTTATGGCGGAAACAGGGACATCGGTGGGCGAGATTTCTGGTCAAAGTAAATCTATCAACTCATGTGACTTCAGACCGACGAGACCATTTAGATTAATAACTGGAAGCGAGGATAATACTATCGCTGTGTTCGAAGGACCTCCATTCAAATTCAA GATGACGAAGCAAGAGCATACTCGGTTCGTTCAAACTGTGCGTTACTCACCTGACGGAAATCTGTTTGCTTCTGGTGGATTTGATGGAAAAGTGTTTATATATAACGGAACAACGTCTGATCTTATTGGGGAAGTAGGATCTCCTGCGCATCAAGGTGGAGTCTATGGA GTTGCATGGAAAGCCGATGGCAAGCAATTATTAACTGCTTCCGGAGATAAAACTTGTAAGCTGTGGGATGTAGAAACACGTTCTTTAATCACCGAGTTCAGTATGGGAACAACGGTCGATGATCAACAA GTGAGCTGTCTGTGGCAAGGAAATCATTTGTTATCCGTGTCACTGAGTGGCTTTATCAATTATCTTGACGTCGACAATCCTAAGAAgcctataaaaataataaaa GGTCATAATAAGCCGATAACGGTGCTAACTTTGAGCCCCGATAGAGGTACAATTTACACCGGTTCTCATGATGGTTACATCACCAATTGGAATGCGGAGACGGGAGAGAATAATCGTGTGCAAGGGCAAGGCCATGGTAATCAAATTAATGGGATGAAGGCAGCAGGCAACTTGCTTTATACTGCTGGCATCGACGACACTTTGAGATCGATCGATATTGCGACAAACGCGTATGCAGAAACCTCTGTGGTAAAATTGGATTCGCAGCCGCGTGGTCTGGATATATATAACGATATAGCTGTGGTGGCGTCGGTTCGACAG ATTGCAGTTACGCAAAACGATAAAAAGCTATCGAGTGTATCAATTAATTACGAGCCGTCGTGTGTGTCAATTAATCAAGGAACCAGTGATGTTGCTGTTGGATCCACATCCGACAATAAA gtttatatttatgaattatcaGACACTACATTGACTCAAAAGACTGAACTAGAGCACCTGGGCCCTGTTACGGACGTCTCTTATAGCCCCGATAACAAGTATTTAGTCGCCTGTGATGCAAACAGAAAAGTTATACTGTACGCTGTACCAGAATATAAG CTTGCACATAATAGAGAATGGGGCTTCCATAATGCAAGAGTGAACTCTGTAGCATGGTCTCCAAATTCTGACATGGTCGCGAGCGGCAGTCTTGATACGACCATCATCATCTGGAGTGTGACAAATCCGGCGAAACACACCATCATCAAAA ACGCTCATCCTCAGAGTCAAATAACCCGCTTAGTCTGGCTGGACGAAGAGACCCTAATCTCAGTTGGACAGGACTGCAATACTAAAATATGGCGTatagaaaagatataa
- the Reg-5 gene encoding rhythmically expressed gene 5 protein isoform X2 yields MSHLYELFSQQVARFCADSSRPDCNKNLLVSGIRNLASMDDNVLDKLDPYQRGAKEMIWHAMVGGSRFSSRVSHEGDESYFTTGADLSVSSGSETNGLGEETAVNSDYVPSSVPSGPYLVGPMVIRVYPDGRPVPEDEKRPLPKDEDADELKYSRLPSIEEIEAKSGSTFYGKGANERLVAARRRSFVVDEDYRRPEPIRFRGNPLSYERAMFRDAVNERRVRYY; encoded by the exons ATGAGTCACTTGTACGAATTGTTCAGCCAACAAGTGGCACGGTTTTGCGCCGATTCGTCGAGGCCGGACTGCAATAAGAACCTGCTCGTATCCGGCATACGGAATCTGGCCAGTATGGATGACAATGTCCTCGACAAGCTGGACCCATATCAGCGCGGAGCCAAGGAAATGA TTTGGCACGCCATGGTGGGTGGGAGCAGATTCTCGTCGAGAGTCAGCCACGAAGGTGACGAGTCCTACTTCACAACCGGAGCTGACTTATCAG TGAGCAGCGGCAGCGAGACGAACGGCCTCGGCGAGGAGACCGCGGTGAACAGCGACTACGTTCCGTCATCGGTGCCGAGCGGGCCGTATTTGGTGGGTCCGATGGTGATACGGGTCTATCCGGACGGCCGACCGGTTCCGGAGGACGAGAAGCGTCCCTTGCCGAAGGACGAGGACGCGGACGAGCTCAAGTATTCTCGTCTGCCGTCCATCGAGGAGATCGAGGCTAAGAGCGGCAGCACGTTCTACGGGAAAGGCGCGAACGAGCGACTGGTCGCGGCCAGGAGGAGGTCCTTCGTGGTCGACGAGGACTATCGACGACCGGAACCGATACGTTTCCGTGGTAATCCGCTGTCCTACGAAAGGGCGATGTTTCGAGACGCGGTGAACGAACGCAGAGTGCGTTATTACTGA
- the Reg-5 gene encoding rhythmically expressed gene 5 protein isoform X1, with protein sequence MTNSAALIVKVTTCVLLLGCCVTMRVTGSAIPMWEFLSRDEKMSHLYELFSQQVARFCADSSRPDCNKNLLVSGIRNLASMDDNVLDKLDPYQRGAKEMIWHAMVGGSRFSSRVSHEGDESYFTTGADLSVSSGSETNGLGEETAVNSDYVPSSVPSGPYLVGPMVIRVYPDGRPVPEDEKRPLPKDEDADELKYSRLPSIEEIEAKSGSTFYGKGANERLVAARRRSFVVDEDYRRPEPIRFRGNPLSYERAMFRDAVNERRVRYY encoded by the exons ATGACAAACAGCGCGGCTTTGATCGTGAAGGTCACCACCTGCGTTCTTCTTCTGGGATGCTGCGTGACGATGCGAGTCACCGGCTCGGCGATACCGATGTGGGAATTTCTCTCGCGGGATGAGAAA ATGAGTCACTTGTACGAATTGTTCAGCCAACAAGTGGCACGGTTTTGCGCCGATTCGTCGAGGCCGGACTGCAATAAGAACCTGCTCGTATCCGGCATACGGAATCTGGCCAGTATGGATGACAATGTCCTCGACAAGCTGGACCCATATCAGCGCGGAGCCAAGGAAATGA TTTGGCACGCCATGGTGGGTGGGAGCAGATTCTCGTCGAGAGTCAGCCACGAAGGTGACGAGTCCTACTTCACAACCGGAGCTGACTTATCAG TGAGCAGCGGCAGCGAGACGAACGGCCTCGGCGAGGAGACCGCGGTGAACAGCGACTACGTTCCGTCATCGGTGCCGAGCGGGCCGTATTTGGTGGGTCCGATGGTGATACGGGTCTATCCGGACGGCCGACCGGTTCCGGAGGACGAGAAGCGTCCCTTGCCGAAGGACGAGGACGCGGACGAGCTCAAGTATTCTCGTCTGCCGTCCATCGAGGAGATCGAGGCTAAGAGCGGCAGCACGTTCTACGGGAAAGGCGCGAACGAGCGACTGGTCGCGGCCAGGAGGAGGTCCTTCGTGGTCGACGAGGACTATCGACGACCGGAACCGATACGTTTCCGTGGTAATCCGCTGTCCTACGAAAGGGCGATGTTTCGAGACGCGGTGAACGAACGCAGAGTGCGTTATTACTGA